CGCATTATAGTAAAGCTATTTTGGAACCCGAACTTGTGAAACGTGTTTTAGAAGATGGCGAAGATAATCAAGCTAATTGGATAGTCTCGCACGTCTCTAGCATTAAAAGAGACGTAGACGATGATGCGGATTCTCAAGTGCTATGTTTTGATACTGCCGAAAATAAACCAATCATGTTACACATCAACGATACCTTGCCAATTCTATCTTTCGATTTGAAGTTGAACCCGAAAGGTTCCAACGAATTCGTTGTCGAAGTTAAGAATATCGTTGAAAAACTGACGTACTATTTGCATTACGATTGCAACGGTGAACATATCAACGTATCGGGCGACGACATTTATTACGGATTGATTTGTAACGGTCGTGAAAACTGGTATAAATTGAGCAGAGATATTTTCATCGATGTTCAAAAGGGTGTTATGTTGAAGACGAAAACGAAACCGAAATTCCAAAGATCatcgttaaaaattttcagtattcaATTAAAAGGCAAAGGTTGCGTCGATAACGTAACTTTAGCGAGTAATAATCACATGACGCAATTCTACTTAACGGTGAATTGGCTACTTAAACATCAAGATGAAACTACCGGCGGCTGGGTCAATCCAGTTACCCGTAAAATGGCCGGATCCCTTTTGCTGAAGCCGGGTTGGTATTCGGCTATGGGTCAAGGTCACGCTTTATCTGTCCTAGCACGTGCGTATTATATTTCCGATAAAAACACCAAGTATTTAGAAGCAGCACGTAAAGCTCTCGGCCCATTCAAAGTTTTGAGCAAGAATCACGGAGTGTTGGCGATGTACATGCACGAATTACATTGGTACGAAGAATACCCAACTGATCCACCTACCTTTGTTCTAAATGGGTTCATATATTCGTTAATTGGATTGTACGATTTTCATACCTTGGCTACGGTTGATTACTCACACGAACCGTATATGCTCTACGTGCAAGGTATGACTTCGCTGAAGAAATTACTGCTGGCTTTCGATACAGGTTCTGGAACGACGTACGATTTACGACATATGAGCTTAGGTATTGCTCCTAAATTGGCCAGGTGGGATTATCACGCCACTCATATCAATCAGTTGCTCTTGTTGTCGTCTATCGATAAAGATCCACTGTTTTCCAATACCGCTAAAAGATGGATAGGATATATGAGCGGAAAACGTGCTTCACATAATTGATTTCCTTCCTCGATTAAAAAGTATTGTAGTTGCCTTTATATCATTAGAATTTAGCATTGTAATCTAGTCATTTCTTTTGTATCTTTTTGTATAGTGTATATATTAactcaaaactcacattttcctcaatttttcctatcattttttttcctagtattattttaatatcattttttaaattttatttacgtGGTCTTCGTGACATATATTTATACTTACCGGTAGTGCCTCTAATTGACTTACGTAAGGGTTTTCTTGATctctatattatttttttttgtatgcgTAAAATGAAATCATAGACATGTACACTTCCTTTTAATTGGTTTATtagatttgacaaaaaaaaaaaagtatcgtgTGTATATTTCGTGCATTGAAAATCATAAAGCTAATCTTCCTGCGCCGAATATTGCTTTAAATTGCTGGTACGACAGCTGAAAGAATATGTTACCTCGTTATAAACTATTGTCATTATTTTTGTTACATCGGAAACATATTAAATTGCtacgttttattttaatttatttgtgattgaattattttatgaGTAATCAAAACTCACCTGGTGGCATATTTACAACTGCTgacagaataattttttcgttactCGCAACAGCCAAGTTTACAGCACTGTTTACGTTTAAACTGCAATTTATGAACGTTTCTACTTTGTAGATGTAATTTGGAGTAATGAATGGAATCTGAAACATGTTCGTAGAATGTGATAAGATTAAGTTGCtcttgaattttggaaaatgttcgtAGAATCAAACACATAATTTTAAAAGACTCACGTTTATGTAAGGCCTTTCAACAGTATAAATATCAGCATCGTATAAGAATATTATTGAAATATCTTTCAGAGCGTTCTCCACTGATAGGCTTTGAAGTTGTATGAGAATTTTCAATCGTGGACCTAATCCCAACACCTGGaacataaagaaaaaaaaatgaaatttaatatcTAAATCCTTTGATAGCTACAGAAGTGAATTTATCGAGATGAAGTATACTTGAGCTGTCAATTTCAAAGAATGGTCTCCGGCTAGAGTAGAATTTTGTAATGCGTTTAAGTAGGATTCATTTGTTAAGATTTTCATTCCTTGCCAAGTTTTCTGAAACCAGCTataaatttctgcaaaaaaaattatcataatcaACTAAAGTTCAATCTAATCAGTTTCAAATTTACCATTCTTACCCTTTGATTGTTCTCGTTCTCTTAAAGTTTGTTCAACAAAAATACGAGTTTTCTTCGGTACCAGTAGTTTAATGTTATGGTGCATCGAACTTCCCAGCATGGCACATTTATCACTGTTCCCAAAATGTGCAGTACGTTTCAATAACTTGATCGAAAGTCCTCCACCTATAAAGGTACATATCTTTCAATTGGCATAATGAAACTATCGGAGAATCGCTTAGGTTTATTTCATTACCTAtcgtattgaaaatgaaagcttGTTCTCCAAACCCATAAGGACCATATACTGCAGCTTGAATAGGATCTTCAACGTGCAAAGTGTACAGTAATTCGGTGCCTTTGTAAATATATACGACGCCTTCTAATCGTTCTTTCTTAACAGCATTACAAGAAATGATGTAGGTTGATTCTGATAGATGAGGTGGCATTACCGATACAGCTGTGGGAGTACCTTCTAGCAGTACTGACCATTCTTTACTACCCTGAAATTAGTAGATAGGTATGTTACCAATCATTGCAAAGAATGTGTGGAAGAGATATGATGGCATCTACGATACTTTGAGAGTGTAGCTTTGAAAGGTGCCATCCATGTTTATCGTGACAAATCTGTTGTAATCCAACACCAAGTCGACAGGCAAAGCTGACAGATTTGTTAGGCACTTTATTTCTTCTAGGCCACGTTTTAGTCGATAGACCTGGCCATATCTCAGGCAAAGAATCATGAAATAATCGACAGCGTAGATTCCTTGAACAGCTAGATGAGATGTTACTCCAGGAATCTGGAAATCAAATCAATGAGTAAATTCAATGAGTCGTCGTTTTTGTGCATGGTTCAGTGACAGTGATGCGACGAAATCGTGAGATCGAAAAAGCTGCGAAAGCtgtttgaaaaagcaaaaactgaaataaatagACAATTTTCATAAGCTAGTTACGATGATTTATCGCCAATCTCGCCGGAGATCGATTCCGAATTTATTCGAGATCGTCGCATCACTGACATGGTTGTAGCCTATTTTTAAAAGACCAACTTTTCGTTGTTCCACCACAGAAAATGTTTCAGGATCGAGAACGAACAAATGTGAGGATTCGGTTGTCACAATTAAACACTCCACAGGTTTTTCGCCTTCTAtcattttcggaattttcgTCATATTCGTAATTGTAACCTAAAAACATggacaaaaaagaaaaagcttaTCAATAAATTCATCAACACGAAGTCAGCCAATCACATGCGTTCATTCAACGATCAACGACCTTTTGAGTTTTATTAACCAATCAAATTCGAGTTCATCGATCTTTTGATTAAGTTTAATTTTGAGATTGTTAAGGTCATAATGAAACATAAATACGATctgatttatcaattttttattttgctgaCATTCTGACAAAAAGGCTTTCAACGCCCAACAACTTGGAAactttcctattcctaccttagttataagaaaattaattcaactcaCCTGTTTCTTTATTTGTATGTGACCAGGCATCTTCAAGAAATTCTCCCTATCTTCCGGATTCATTGCTAATAATTTTTGCGATGGCGTACTCAAATTTGAGAATCCATGTTCCATGCTCAAGTCTTGCAATAACTGCACCAGTTGCAGAGTGTCTGCTTTCTGTCTCCATATGTCTGTTTCGACGCCGGTGAATTCTGTATCTTCGTTTTCAATTAGCGGtaatgtaaatttaaaatacgGACGGACATTCCTATAAATTAAAACTTGAGATCCGCATGCTACGGCGAtagctatttgaaaaaaaaatcgtaaaatgccATAAGTATCTATTGAAAACAATAGTACTGCTGCGAAATGACCATCATGAATCTCGGTTGTGCGAATTTGTCATTTATTCGAAGATTTATCGATGAAATGAAGAGTAAAgcagagtaatttttcaattgaagatTTATCATCAGAAATTCCTTACCAGGTATTCTGGGTTCGTTCGAATCTGTATAAAATGTCGTCACGGCACATGGTATTTCTGGTAAAATAGTTTCCGCATAGAGAGACAATCCTTTGAAAATCTAAAACGAGAAACTACTCGATCAAATTCacaatttcgaatttaaaacaGCAACAAGGCAACTACTAGTGTTGTGAATCGTGCTGCTTTTCATAAACGATATTTACACaggaaaacacaaaaaagtgaacgaaatgtgcacaaaattttattcatataGGTAAGCATGTTATTTATGTTATGTAGATTTTCAATACACattcgatattttaaaaaaagatagaaCCAAGGCGATTCTATTCGGAtagaaagtagaaaaattatatGCTTAGATAATTTCATTATAATGGCATCTAAAATCTAATCTGTTTCGAAGGTGTCATGCTTACAGTATCAAGGGATCTGGGAAATgtttaagtataaaaaaatcataagtttCAAACAGAGAAGTGATAAATTCGTAGTCAATTTATTTGTCAACGTCGTAAAAGCGACTATTTTATATAAATATATACGAGCATAtctaaataaattaaaataataatgatattTACACTGACACGTTTTACTTCGTAAcgcgaaaaaaatcataataaaatagATAATAAATCGTGATATCAatacgaaagaaaaaattacggAAGATAAAACTAATGGGGGGATATTTACGCTTCAGATTCGGTGGGCATAGCAGCATCGGTTGTTTCTTCTCCTAATAGTCCTAATATAGGAACAATAGCACTTTCTTTCGGCATTAGCGAATATTTCATAACAAAGGTGGTAAATCTTCTACATAGATATGTTTTATCTTCGAATTCGTCGAAAATAGCCTTATGGTGATAATAAGCATGTGAAAATATTCTATATACTCGTCGACAAACCGAACCCAATTTGGTGACCGATTGTTCCTTGATACTAATACGACTAGGAAAATATTTATTGCTATTCAACAAACAAGCGGCACCATCCAACGTATGCCGCGTATAATCAATGGCCGGACATTCTTTAGGTGCTTTATGAGCTGCGCATAAAAATATCCACTGTTCAGAGGCGGTCATCTGAACGCACGTTTCTGGACTACATTCGTCTTGTAATCGTACAGCAAGACCGTGTAATTCTAGACAAAACTGTCTCAGGTGCTCGTATTTCCAAACTCCTTCGTCTTGAGATTCCGGAGGATTTAAAATGGTATCGATATCGGCAGGGTTGTTGCGTATTAATTGTTGTATATACTGTTGTACGGCTAAAGTACTATCCATTTCTTCGAATTGTTCTTCCGGCCAGTTGTAAAAATCTTTGGATTTCGTACCGGGTTTATTTCGTCTCATTAGAGGTTTAATTTCGGCCATTTTCACTGGTCTGTGAATATATAAATATTATGGATTGTATACATTCACCTGAACGAAGGAATCGACGAGATAGGATAACTACATAAGCGTGATACACACCGTGCACGTGAAGCATTAAGCGTATATTCTTACTTTGAGCTGGGCTTGAGATGATTTGTAATCGATACAGATCAGTTTGTATTCGGTGTTTGATTCTAGATCAGCTAAAGCTAAACAATTATTGTACGTATCGATCCCCTGATTTGGTTCCCAATGTGCGTCAATCCAAGGATGGTTAAATTGCATATTATTTCACTTTCTGTTCAAACAAATTTAATCGTAATCGTATAGTATTCAAAAGTGATAATGTCTGTGTGATGagaattatactcgtactttactTACAGTTCGCGGCCTCCGTTCCCAGACCAACATTACATACTCAGTTCAACCCTGAGCGATGCATATTCGTTCTCTTGACAATGTAAAACAATACCGCTCGtaattattgaattattaaataaaaaagttattaaataatgtaaaattattactaatcacttttttttacacctAAGCTAAAGCTcgaggaaagttttaaaaagcCTTGTGCGTTTGTACGGttgttatttaaaaatatgtttcgtTATTAGAACACTACGAGCGCTAgttacaatttcataaaatcaagttaggtaatttttgtaaaaatgaaaaaaattgctggaatttatgttttttaatgcatttttgtgCGGCAACATTGTTTCTttctaatcaaaaattcaaaaatcaaaacaccgAAAATAAGTAGTTTTGAACTTCGAaaactttatttgaaatttgatgtgaaaatgattgtttttggtgaaaactgaaaattagcCAATTGGACTCTCAATTGTTTGTTATTAATTTGTTTATTCACTGAACCATGTTGAAAGATATTCctagttgaaattgaaatccatcGCCATGGGTAAGCTGAACTTGCATTGAAATATACATCGTTGCTAAAAAAGACTTCCTTTGATGATTTCTTCGATATTTCAGAGACAATCAACCGTGAGTCAACTCGTATCAAGGAAGTTGGCAAGAAAAGAGTTCTGGACGATGCTACACGAAGTCGTAGGCTGAGAAAAGCTCTAGAAGCTTTGGAAGTTGACAACTACCATGACGATCCTCATGCAGATTTGGGTACGATTTTTCTATTACTGCCTGATACCAATACTACGTTTACGATTCGTTTTACATATTTCCTCGTGTTTCAGTTATGAgtaaaaaagttccaaaattcaGCGACTCGTTTGAAACACGAAGTGGTCGAAAGAAAAAAGGCAAAGGTCCAGATTATTACAAACAGAAGTATGTATTTTCCTACATCGTCGTTTTGGATTCGACATCGCGCTAATTACGTTCATATTTTAGGTATCGTAAAACGTTTCCACAATTACTGGAGGAAGAACGACATATGCATCCAGATCCACCGAATTACGATTCAGCAGAAGCAGCCCCTTCTGGATTCCCTCCTCGTCATTTTTGCGCCGTTTGTggatttttcagcaattataCGTGCGTTTGTTGCGGCGCCAGATATTGTAGCGTTAAATGTCTGGGCGTACATATGGATACCAGATGCCAAAAATGGACCGCGTAATGAGAAGTTTTTTAATGTTGTGATAATTATTTTCTATATATTGTACATAACTTAATATTTTATActgaagtatattttttttcgttacaataTAACAggtaatttatttatatttacaaAAGCCTACGAATATGGTGATGGCACTCCATAGTGCGACACTAATCCAAGAAAATATGACACTAGCTAGAAGAATATATCCGGTATTTATTCTGGTGGTACGGCGAGGGTAGTAATACTGCGTTGTGTAAGGATACCTGAGTATTGGATCGGGTTGAAGGAAATCCATGAAGTCGT
This region of Planococcus citri chromosome 5, ihPlaCitr1.1, whole genome shotgun sequence genomic DNA includes:
- the Hsepi gene encoding D-glucuronyl C5-epimerase — its product is MRYKLRLFIVILVAHALVAVFIWSWFINGDITEQPRVLAFAASNLRKFESDKSKDITFKEIPCNINGEYNISCRKESDEIYLPFTFIKKYFEVYGKLVEKDGSEIFNWSHSYANYYSVKRKYDPRGIFTHFQTYKVEERERVKCISASEGVPLSTQWDPKGYYYPTQIAQFGLSHYSKAILEPELVKRVLEDGEDNQANWIVSHVSSIKRDVDDDADSQVLCFDTAENKPIMLHINDTLPILSFDLKLNPKGSNEFVVEVKNIVEKLTYYLHYDCNGEHINVSGDDIYYGLICNGRENWYKLSRDIFIDVQKGVMLKTKTKPKFQRSSLKIFSIQLKGKGCVDNVTLASNNHMTQFYLTVNWLLKHQDETTGGWVNPVTRKMAGSLLLKPGWYSAMGQGHALSVLARAYYISDKNTKYLEAARKALGPFKVLSKNHGVLAMYMHELHWYEEYPTDPPTFVLNGFIYSLIGLYDFHTLATVDYSHEPYMLYVQGMTSLKKLLLAFDTGSGTTYDLRHMSLGIAPKLARWDYHATHINQLLLLSSIDKDPLFSNTAKRWIGYMSGKRASHN
- the BBS1 gene encoding Bardet-Biedl syndrome 1 protein, coding for MEHGFSNLSTPSQKLLAMNPEDRENFLKMPGHIQIKKQVTITNMTKIPKMIEGEKPVECLIVTTESSHLFVLDPETFSVVEQRKIPGVTSHLAVQGIYAVDYFMILCLRYGQVYRLKRGLEEIKCLTNLSALPVDLVLDYNRFVTINMDGTFQSYTLKGSKEWSVLLEGTPTAVSVMPPHLSESTYIISCNAVKKERLEGVVYIYKGTELLYTLHVEDPIQAAVYGPYGFGEQAFIFNTIGGGLSIKLLKRTAHFGNSDKCAMLGSSMHHNIKLLVPKKTRIFVEQTLREREQSKEIYSWFQKTWQGMKILTNESYLNALQNSTLAGDHSLKLTAQVLGLGPRLKILIQLQSLSVENALKDISIIFLYDADIYTVERPYINIPFITPNYIYKVETFINCSLNVNSAVNLAVASNEKIILSAVVNMPPAVVPAI
- the Mob4 gene encoding MOB-like protein phocein, which encodes MAEIKPLMRRNKPGTKSKDFYNWPEEQFEEMDSTLAVQQYIQQLIRNNPADIDTILNPPESQDEGVWKYEHLRQFCLELHGLAVRLQDECSPETCVQMTASEQWIFLCAAHKAPKECPAIDYTRHTLDGAACLLNSNKYFPSRISIKEQSVTKLGSVCRRVYRIFSHAYYHHKAIFDEFEDKTYLCRRFTTFVMKYSLMPKESAIVPILGLLGEETTDAAMPTESEA
- the LOC135847246 gene encoding zinc finger HIT domain-containing protein 1, with the translated sequence METINRESTRIKEVGKKRVLDDATRSRRLRKALEALEVDNYHDDPHADLVMSKKVPKFSDSFETRSGRKKKGKGPDYYKQKYRKTFPQLLEEERHMHPDPPNYDSAEAAPSGFPPRHFCAVCGFFSNYTCVCCGARYCSVKCLGVHMDTRCQKWTA